One part of the Halopenitus persicus genome encodes these proteins:
- a CDS encoding RNA ligase family protein, whose protein sequence is MHTYPSIPHVENAPAGLLEEGHLWLLEHVDGAQLRFQLRDSGAIRFGDRNRVYRNPAHIPAPYRHAVRHVRERLDRRALREAVANVEDVTVFGEATHRHAIDYDWERTPSFLGFDVRSGSDGEFLPPDAVERVLEALGLAPVHAVDREVRARDFDPDAYTVPQSAYYDGPAAGIVIRDKAGRRAVLPHPEFRGDAEPPFAAASESAPESAPEAESVPPDADAAAARYATRKRLERIASRLEKAERTVTVDALYDRVLEDIDREHHHRLHDGSRSIDMDDFRAAVAARTRRFLDDR, encoded by the coding sequence ATGCACACATACCCGTCCATTCCCCACGTCGAGAACGCCCCCGCCGGCCTCCTCGAGGAGGGGCACCTCTGGCTCCTCGAGCACGTCGACGGCGCACAGCTCCGGTTTCAGCTGCGCGACTCCGGCGCCATCCGGTTCGGCGACCGGAACCGGGTGTACCGGAACCCGGCCCACATCCCCGCGCCCTACCGTCACGCCGTCCGGCACGTTCGGGAGCGGCTCGACCGACGGGCGCTTCGGGAGGCGGTCGCGAACGTCGAGGACGTGACCGTCTTCGGCGAGGCGACCCACCGGCACGCGATCGACTACGACTGGGAGCGGACCCCCTCGTTCCTCGGCTTCGACGTCCGGTCGGGCTCAGACGGCGAGTTCCTCCCCCCGGACGCGGTCGAACGCGTTCTCGAGGCGCTCGGCCTGGCTCCCGTCCACGCCGTCGACCGGGAGGTCCGGGCACGCGATTTCGACCCCGACGCCTACACGGTTCCCCAGTCGGCGTACTACGATGGCCCCGCGGCGGGGATCGTGATACGCGACAAGGCGGGCCGGCGGGCCGTCCTTCCCCATCCCGAGTTCCGCGGCGATGCCGAACCCCCGTTCGCGGCCGCATCCGAGTCCGCACCCGAGTCCGCACCCGAGGCCGAGTCCGTTCCCCCCGATGCCGACGCGGCGGCGGCTCGCTACGCGACTCGGAAGCGGCTCGAGCGCATCGCGTCGCGGCTCGAGAAGGCGGAGCGGACGGTCACCGTCGACGCGCTGTACGACCGCGTTCTCGAGGACATCGATCGAGAGCATCACCATCGACTCCACGACGGCTCGCGATCGATCGATATGGACGACTTCCGCGCCGCCGTCGCCGCACGGACGCGCCGGTTCCTCGACGACCGCTGA
- a CDS encoding pyridoxal-phosphate-dependent aminotransferase family protein — translation MRTRFTPGPTEVPEAVREAMAAEQPNPDVEAAFAERYETVCDKLATVYGTDHDVVVPGGEGILGLEAAIASLVAPGDHVLCVSNGLYGDGFADFVESYGGEATVVSAPSDEGYDLAAVDDALEAAAAEGAPIEVATLVHCETPTGTLNDLDPVLDRLESHDVVSVVDAVSSLGGTPVPTDRIDVCLGASQKCFSAPPGLTTAAISDRAWDRMTERDPASLYTNFLPWRDVSEGFPYTHLTANVAALDVALDLILEEGLESVFDRHERAARRCRERGREIGLDLHPDPERASPTVTAFHLPGEAESVRDRVEADHDIVLATGLADLSNEILRIGHMGYNADVEKVDRVMDAVEAVVE, via the coding sequence CCAACGGAGGTTCCGGAGGCCGTGCGTGAGGCGATGGCGGCCGAACAGCCGAATCCGGACGTCGAGGCCGCGTTCGCCGAGCGATACGAGACGGTGTGTGACAAGCTCGCGACGGTCTACGGGACCGACCACGACGTCGTGGTCCCCGGTGGCGAGGGGATACTCGGACTCGAGGCCGCGATCGCGTCGCTCGTGGCGCCGGGCGACCACGTGCTGTGCGTCTCGAACGGGCTCTACGGCGACGGGTTCGCGGACTTCGTCGAATCGTACGGCGGCGAGGCGACCGTCGTCTCGGCCCCCTCCGACGAGGGCTACGACCTGGCGGCGGTCGACGACGCGCTCGAGGCGGCCGCGGCCGAGGGCGCCCCGATCGAGGTGGCTACGCTGGTCCACTGTGAGACGCCGACGGGAACCCTCAACGACCTCGATCCGGTGCTCGATCGTCTCGAGAGCCACGACGTGGTGAGCGTCGTCGACGCGGTCTCCTCGCTCGGCGGGACGCCGGTCCCGACCGATCGGATCGACGTCTGTCTCGGCGCGTCCCAGAAGTGTTTCAGCGCGCCCCCGGGGCTCACGACCGCCGCGATCAGCGACCGCGCCTGGGACCGGATGACGGAACGCGATCCCGCGTCTCTGTACACGAACTTCCTGCCCTGGCGGGACGTCTCCGAGGGATTCCCGTACACCCATCTGACCGCGAACGTCGCCGCGCTCGACGTCGCACTCGATCTGATCCTTGAGGAGGGGCTCGAGTCGGTCTTCGACCGCCACGAGCGGGCCGCCCGGCGCTGTCGCGAGCGCGGCCGCGAGATCGGCCTCGACCTCCATCCCGACCCCGAGCGCGCCTCGCCGACCGTGACCGCCTTCCACCTCCCGGGCGAGGCGGAGTCGGTCCGCGACCGGGTCGAGGCGGACCACGACATCGTTCTCGCCACGGGGCTCGCCGACCTGTCGAACGAGATCCTCCGGATCGGGCATATGGGGTACAACGCCGACGTCGAGAAAGTGGACCGCGTGATGGACGCCGTCGAGGCGGTCGTGGAGTAA
- a CDS encoding DUF7344 domain-containing protein, translating to MNGSKEDPSQRNHAAASDLPPRLAEDRFYWALASPHRRRLLHHLCENEDSTVDELASVLSGWEATTTGTMQTQTDRLEIRLQLLHNHLPRLADWGLIDYDVDAGTVQLGSLHPRTVDVIQRSIEAERFATTE from the coding sequence ATGAACGGGTCAAAGGAGGACCCGAGTCAGCGAAATCACGCGGCAGCGAGCGATCTCCCTCCGCGATTAGCGGAGGATCGGTTCTATTGGGCGCTCGCCTCACCCCACCGCCGACGGTTACTCCACCATTTATGTGAAAACGAGGACAGTACCGTGGACGAACTCGCATCCGTCCTGAGCGGCTGGGAGGCGACCACCACGGGAACGATGCAGACGCAAACGGACCGCTTGGAGATCCGCCTCCAATTACTGCACAATCACCTGCCGCGGCTCGCCGACTGGGGTCTGATAGACTACGACGTGGACGCGGGCACCGTCCAGCTTGGTTCGCTTCATCCACGGACCGTGGACGTCATCCAGCGGAGCATCGAGGCTGAACGGTTTGCAACCACGGAATGA
- a CDS encoding SRPBCC family protein, with protein sequence MQSVTLTRWIDADPTSVADAMADLEPFMAAAGFDEVTVDGDRIAVANRVGIATIELTLEVTEGLDGDDSLADAEPPFTLEYVQREGIFEAMTTSYTVTAADGGSEVTATTEFALDVAIVGDVLDATVIKRQRRRELEAQFDWLETRTS encoded by the coding sequence ATGCAATCCGTCACCCTCACGCGCTGGATCGACGCCGACCCGACGTCCGTCGCCGACGCGATGGCCGACCTGGAACCGTTTATGGCCGCCGCCGGCTTCGACGAGGTGACGGTCGACGGTGACCGGATCGCGGTCGCGAACCGGGTCGGGATCGCCACGATCGAGCTGACGCTCGAGGTCACCGAGGGCCTCGACGGGGACGACTCCCTCGCGGACGCCGAGCCGCCGTTCACCCTCGAATACGTGCAGCGGGAGGGTATTTTCGAGGCGATGACCACCTCCTACACCGTCACGGCCGCTGACGGCGGCAGCGAGGTCACCGCCACGACTGAGTTCGCGCTCGACGTGGCGATCGTCGGGGACGTTTTGGACGCGACGGTCATCAAACGTCAGCGACGCCGTGAACTCGAGGCGCAGTTCGACTGGCTCGAAACGCGGACCTCGTAG
- a CDS encoding DICT sensory domain-containing protein yields MTLTSLIDELRERDHHVTVYGRGERPEIETWLVTHGVPVASRTLPEGGPDPFIEIRADGEVVGIIGVEAIEGLLEPPIRRPGDRNGVSEGYRALFAILERTVFTGMNRRELLAVSREIEDRAFRVGDGTLHVSFQTFSTFRSQTAVYRTLGTETNLDIHIHGVEDWTPPAIPGVTYHADGTARFDPYWVLAYDGGPDVTQACGLVAEEDRDEYSGFWTNDAATVADIATAFKPT; encoded by the coding sequence ATGACGCTCACCTCCCTGATCGACGAGCTTCGGGAGCGGGACCATCACGTCACCGTCTACGGGCGGGGTGAGCGTCCCGAAATCGAGACGTGGCTTGTCACCCACGGGGTTCCCGTTGCGTCCCGAACGCTTCCCGAAGGGGGTCCGGACCCGTTCATCGAGATCAGAGCCGATGGGGAAGTCGTGGGTATCATTGGCGTCGAAGCGATCGAGGGACTGCTTGAGCCACCGATCCGCCGTCCCGGCGATCGAAACGGGGTCTCCGAGGGATACCGAGCACTCTTTGCGATCCTTGAGCGGACGGTGTTCACCGGGATGAATCGTCGCGAGCTTCTCGCAGTCAGTCGGGAGATCGAGGATCGCGCCTTTCGTGTCGGTGACGGAACCCTACACGTGAGTTTTCAGACGTTCTCGACGTTCAGATCCCAGACGGCGGTGTATCGAACGCTTGGTACGGAAACGAACCTCGACATCCATATCCACGGCGTTGAGGACTGGACTCCGCCGGCGATCCCTGGAGTCACCTACCACGCCGACGGGACCGCCCGGTTCGACCCCTACTGGGTCCTCGCGTACGACGGAGGGCCTGACGTGACACAGGCCTGCGGCTTGGTAGCTGAAGAGGACCGGGACGAATACAGCGGCTTCTGGACGAACGATGCGGCGACCGTCGCGGACATCGCAACGGCGTTCAAGCCGACTTGA
- a CDS encoding helix-turn-helix domain-containing protein — MVSVSLTLSVPKRVWIGELSREFPEATFRVRSAQSCDGVGVGFVEVLASDPDRVLDRMHEYGAVHEVEVFQRGTDRALIQFETDEPLLLRVLDRTGVPVEMPFEIRDGEVDWELTTTRNRLSSLADELDQSEVRFIVEHVWDSPRFDRVLTDRQSEVVETAIDLGYYDSPRGCTQGELADELDLAKSTCCEILHRAEERIVKEFEGGDRPAFTKPAPAP; from the coding sequence ATGGTGTCCGTATCACTCACCCTGTCGGTGCCGAAGCGCGTCTGGATCGGCGAACTGTCCCGGGAGTTCCCGGAGGCGACCTTCCGCGTTCGATCGGCGCAGTCGTGTGACGGCGTCGGCGTCGGATTCGTCGAGGTGCTCGCGAGCGACCCCGATCGGGTGCTCGACCGGATGCACGAGTACGGGGCGGTCCACGAGGTGGAGGTGTTCCAGCGCGGGACCGACCGCGCGCTCATCCAGTTCGAGACCGACGAGCCGCTGTTGTTGCGCGTCCTCGACCGGACCGGCGTGCCGGTGGAGATGCCCTTCGAGATCCGCGACGGCGAGGTCGACTGGGAGCTGACGACGACCCGGAACCGGCTCTCCTCGCTCGCCGACGAGCTGGACCAGTCGGAGGTGCGGTTCATCGTCGAGCACGTCTGGGACAGCCCCCGGTTCGACCGCGTGCTCACCGACCGCCAAAGCGAGGTCGTGGAGACCGCGATCGATCTCGGTTACTACGACTCCCCGCGGGGCTGTACCCAAGGCGAGCTCGCCGACGAGCTCGACCTCGCGAAGTCGACGTGCTGTGAGATCCTCCACCGCGCCGAGGAGCGGATCGTCAAGGAGTTCGAGGGCGGGGACCGGCCGGCGTTCACGAAGCCGGCGCCGGCTCCGTAG
- a CDS encoding DUF2249 domain-containing protein, translating to MEATTAVSETDAPTDRPTETLDARDLPPPRPLKDTLERLAALDDGTVLVQLNDRAPQHLYPKLEDRGYVYETVEADDGAVVTAIWRE from the coding sequence ATGGAGGCGACAACGGCGGTTTCGGAGACGGACGCGCCGACCGACCGACCGACGGAGACGCTGGACGCCCGCGACCTCCCGCCGCCGCGACCGCTCAAGGACACGCTCGAGCGGCTTGCGGCGCTCGACGACGGAACCGTCCTGGTCCAGCTGAACGACCGTGCGCCCCAACACCTCTACCCGAAGCTCGAGGACCGGGGCTACGTCTACGAGACGGTCGAGGCGGACGACGGCGCCGTCGTGACCGCGATCTGGCGGGAGTAA
- a CDS encoding redoxin domain-containing protein: protein MVSTGDSAPSFTATIGTSDHESFDIDDVLGNGPVVLAFFPGAFTPPCTNEMVAFQERLGDFEDAGATVLGLSADSPFSLGAFRKEHGIEFDLVSDTAGDAIRAYDLEIDIAELGLYGIANRAVYVLDADGAVVYDWVADDPTNEPDYAAVLEAVKSA from the coding sequence ATGGTTTCTACAGGAGACTCCGCACCGAGTTTCACGGCGACGATCGGCACGAGCGACCACGAATCGTTCGATATCGACGACGTCCTCGGGAACGGCCCGGTCGTGCTGGCGTTCTTCCCGGGCGCGTTCACGCCCCCGTGTACGAACGAGATGGTCGCCTTCCAGGAGCGGCTCGGCGACTTCGAGGACGCCGGCGCGACCGTGCTCGGCCTCAGCGCCGACTCGCCGTTCTCGCTCGGGGCGTTCCGCAAGGAACACGGCATCGAGTTCGACCTCGTGAGCGACACGGCCGGCGACGCGATCCGCGCGTACGACCTGGAGATCGACATCGCCGAACTGGGCCTCTATGGGATCGCGAACCGTGCCGTCTACGTCCTCGACGCGGACGGTGCGGTCGTCTACGACTGGGTGGCCGACGATCCGACGAACGAGCCCGACTACGCGGCGGTACTCGAGGCCGTGAAGTCGGCCTGA
- a CDS encoding CGCGG family putative rSAM-modified RiPP protein, which produces MTNTTHDHDDHDHADHDHDHDDHDHDAQPVTDHVHHNSWSANLERMEHADSRDLVVEQAIDAIEHTAADNHVNLVTHGAHGHPSEYLFDHLETTFDDGDLEWEYIEQCGCGGHVVRVYV; this is translated from the coding sequence ATGACGAACACGACTCACGACCACGACGATCACGACCACGCCGACCACGATCACGACCACGACGATCACGACCACGACGCACAGCCGGTGACTGACCACGTCCACCACAACTCCTGGTCGGCCAACCTCGAGCGGATGGAACACGCCGACTCCCGGGACCTCGTCGTCGAACAGGCGATCGACGCGATCGAACACACCGCGGCCGACAACCACGTCAACCTGGTCACCCACGGCGCACACGGCCACCCCTCGGAGTACCTCTTCGACCACCTCGAGACGACCTTCGACGACGGTGACCTCGAGTGGGAGTACATCGAACAGTGCGGCTGCGGCGGCCACGTCGTCCGCGTGTACGTGTAG
- a CDS encoding molybdopterin-dependent oxidoreductase: MTDTPPESDPVAPSNGDATDDLVSHPVPDAVREALGGSSRSPADPSADPPADPLADPAAGWTLRITTSTGVDLDSAPDQATDSEDDAGDSVTVTYDDLAALPHETFSGDFSCLEGWTATDLTWRGVRVGRLLEATVGARDGGSHALVRAMDGEYACAFPIDRLSESVLALELDGEPLPVEHGGPARLVPPGEDADCWRSVKWVAAIEVTAEPPTEADTAREIALSRVDG, translated from the coding sequence ATGACTGACACGCCACCCGAATCGGACCCGGTTGCCCCGTCCAACGGCGATGCGACCGACGACCTCGTCTCACACCCCGTCCCGGACGCGGTCCGCGAGGCGCTCGGTGGCTCGAGCCGGTCGCCCGCCGATCCGTCCGCCGATCCACCTGCCGATCCGCTCGCCGATCCGGCCGCGGGGTGGACGCTCCGGATCACGACGTCGACGGGGGTCGACCTTGATTCCGCTCCGGACCAAGCAACCGATTCCGAAGATGACGCCGGCGACTCCGTGACCGTCACGTACGACGACCTGGCGGCACTCCCCCACGAGACCTTCTCGGGGGACTTCTCGTGTCTCGAGGGATGGACCGCGACCGACCTGACCTGGCGCGGTGTTCGAGTCGGTCGGCTCCTTGAGGCGACCGTCGGAGCGCGTGACGGGGGCAGTCACGCGCTCGTCCGCGCGATGGACGGCGAGTACGCCTGCGCGTTCCCGATCGACCGGCTGTCCGAGTCGGTGCTCGCGCTCGAACTCGACGGCGAACCCCTGCCCGTCGAACACGGCGGCCCTGCGCGGCTGGTTCCGCCCGGCGAGGACGCGGACTGCTGGCGTAGCGTCAAGTGGGTCGCGGCGATCGAGGTGACCGCGGAGCCGCCGACCGAGGCCGACACAGCCCGGGAGATCGCGCTCTCCCGTGTCGACGGCTGA
- a CDS encoding HalOD1 output domain-containing protein, with translation MPPYTLTIEMGRSSRNGFEEPSDLLVEIVGTLERYGLDCNDYQLYDFVDVEALAQLLNSASSDIEVRFTVEGIQLIATPEGVTVPVDEESYAVQR, from the coding sequence ATGCCACCCTACACACTGACTATAGAAATGGGTCGTTCATCGAGAAACGGGTTTGAGGAACCGTCCGACCTCCTGGTCGAGATCGTCGGAACGCTTGAGCGGTATGGACTGGACTGTAACGACTATCAGCTGTACGATTTCGTCGATGTCGAGGCGCTTGCTCAGCTCTTGAACTCCGCGAGCAGCGACATCGAAGTCCGATTCACGGTGGAGGGCATTCAGCTCATAGCAACGCCTGAAGGCGTCACTGTCCCCGTTGACGAAGAGTCCTACGCCGTGCAGCGGTGA